In Achromobacter xylosoxidans A8, a single window of DNA contains:
- a CDS encoding thiamine pyrophosphate-requiring protein, whose translation MKTVADFVLERLSQWGVRRIYGYPGDGINGLIGAFGRTEEPLEFIQARHEEAAAFMACAHAKFTGQAGVCLATSGPGAIHLLNGLYDAKLDHQPVVALVGQQARSALGGDYQQEVDLISLFKDVAHDYVQMAATAEQARHMIDRAMRIAMERRSVTCVIFPNDVQDLPAVEKPAREHGTVPTGIGMTSHAGVPGDAALRNAADILNRGERVAMLVGAGALDAGEQVRQVAELLGAGVAKALLGKAVVPDSLPYVTGCIGLLGTQPSWDMMNECDTLLMVGTSFPYSEFLPAEGQARAVQIDLDGRKLNLRYPVELGLVGDSRLTLQALIPLLQPKTARRWRERIESKVAQWHETVEARAMVQARPLNPQRPFLELSKRLPPSSILTCDSGSAANWYARDIAMREGMMGSVSGGLATMGCGVPYALAAKLAHPARPVIALVGDGAMQMLGMNELITVAHRWKDWANPTLIVMVLNNGDLNLVTWEQRVMGGDPRFADSQWLPAFSYAEYGRLLGLEGIRVDDPDAVGEAWDQALAATRPVVLEMVTDPEMPPLPPHVPLKQVAAYFQALRKEDASAGGAALRATIKQWWAG comes from the coding sequence ATGAAGACTGTGGCGGACTTTGTGCTGGAGCGGCTGTCCCAATGGGGTGTCAGAAGAATCTATGGCTATCCGGGGGACGGCATCAATGGGTTGATCGGCGCTTTCGGGCGCACTGAGGAACCGTTGGAGTTCATCCAAGCCCGCCACGAAGAAGCCGCCGCGTTCATGGCTTGCGCCCACGCCAAATTCACCGGGCAAGCCGGTGTATGCCTGGCGACTTCAGGCCCCGGGGCGATCCACCTCCTGAACGGCCTCTATGACGCCAAACTGGACCATCAGCCTGTCGTGGCGCTGGTGGGCCAGCAAGCGCGCAGCGCGCTGGGCGGTGACTACCAGCAAGAGGTCGACCTGATCAGCCTGTTCAAGGACGTGGCGCACGATTACGTGCAGATGGCGGCGACCGCCGAGCAGGCGCGGCACATGATCGACCGGGCCATGCGCATCGCCATGGAGCGGCGCAGCGTGACCTGCGTCATTTTTCCAAACGATGTGCAGGATTTGCCGGCGGTGGAAAAGCCTGCCCGCGAACATGGCACCGTGCCCACCGGCATAGGCATGACCTCGCACGCCGGCGTGCCCGGCGATGCCGCATTGCGCAACGCAGCCGACATCCTGAACCGCGGCGAACGTGTCGCCATGCTGGTCGGCGCCGGTGCGCTGGACGCGGGCGAGCAAGTGCGCCAGGTCGCCGAACTGCTGGGTGCGGGCGTTGCCAAGGCGCTGCTGGGCAAGGCGGTCGTGCCGGACAGCCTGCCGTACGTCACGGGCTGCATCGGCCTTTTGGGCACGCAGCCCAGTTGGGACATGATGAACGAGTGCGACACCTTGCTGATGGTGGGCACGTCGTTTCCGTACTCGGAGTTCCTGCCGGCCGAGGGGCAGGCGAGGGCGGTGCAGATCGACCTGGACGGCCGCAAGCTCAACCTGCGCTATCCCGTCGAGCTCGGACTGGTCGGAGACAGCCGGCTGACCCTGCAGGCCCTGATTCCCTTGCTGCAGCCCAAGACCGCGCGCCGCTGGCGCGAGCGCATCGAGAGCAAGGTCGCGCAGTGGCATGAGACCGTCGAAGCGCGCGCGATGGTCCAGGCCAGGCCGTTGAATCCGCAGCGCCCCTTTCTGGAACTATCCAAACGGCTGCCGCCGAGCAGCATTCTCACCTGCGACTCGGGCTCGGCCGCCAACTGGTATGCGCGCGACATCGCCATGCGCGAAGGGATGATGGGCTCGGTATCGGGCGGCCTGGCCACCATGGGCTGCGGCGTGCCTTATGCCCTGGCCGCCAAGCTGGCCCACCCGGCCCGGCCCGTCATCGCGCTGGTGGGCGACGGTGCCATGCAGATGCTGGGCATGAATGAACTGATTACCGTCGCCCATCGGTGGAAGGACTGGGCCAATCCCACCTTGATCGTCATGGTCTTGAACAACGGCGACCTCAATCTGGTCACCTGGGAGCAGCGCGTCATGGGCGGCGATCCGCGGTTTGCGGATTCGCAATGGTTGCCGGCGTTTTCCTATGCGGAGTACGGCCGCCTGCTAGGCCTGGAAGGCATACGCGTCGATGACCCCGATGCCGTCGGGGAGGCCTGGGACCAGGCCCTGGCGGCGACCCGTCCGGTAGTGCTGGAAATGGTGACCGACCCCGAGATGCCGCCTCTGCCGCCGCACGTTCCGCTCAAGCAGGTGGCGGCGTACTTCCAGGCGCTGCGCAAGGAAGACGCCTCCGCGGGCGGAGCGGCCCTGCGCGCGACCATCAAGCAATGGTGGGCAGGGTGA
- the treS gene encoding maltose alpha-D-glucosyltransferase — MISETQPLQDDGLWYKDAVIYQLHVKSFFDSNGDGVGDLPGLISKLDYISSLGVNTIWLLPFYPSPRRDDGYDIADYRGVHPDYGTVADVRKLIRAAHARGLRVITELVVNHTSDQHPWFRRARAARPGSAARNFYVWSDNDKAYAGTRVIFCDTEKSNWTWDPEAGAYFWHRFYSHQPDLNYDNPQVLKEVLAVMRYWLDMGVDGLRLDAVPYLVEREGTNNENLPETHDVLKRIRFVIDAEYPNRLLLAEANQWPEDAQEYFGAGDECHMSFHFPLMPRMYMAIAQEDRFPIIDIMRQTPDIPATCQWAIFLRNHDELTLEMVTSRERDYLWNVYAADPRARINLGIRRRLAPLLERDRRRVELMNSLLLSMPGTPVLYYGDELGMGDNVHLGDRDGVRTPMQWSPDRNGGFSRADPEQLPLPVLMGPLYGYEAVNVEAQQRDPHSLLNWTRRLLAQRRQSHAFGRGALRFIFAGNRKILAYLRQWQDTTILCVANLSNAAQPVELQLQEFNGRVPVEMLGGTPFPAVGELPYLLTLPPYAFYWLDLSNQAAPPDWHASTPEQMPELTTLVLRAHGGAALTDSSRATLEREVLPQYLARQRWYPGKQPPARARLAYATPFTSAAGEYYWAEVEPEDGVTGLRAQAPFVLVWDETAAVQYAIARVRRGAEVGVLADAFLQDGFVRGVVQALLEGRELDGRSGGKPGDKPGVIRFMAEDGLAAMDLAEDGELQWLTGEQSNSSVIVDGKLILKLIRAVQAGASPEVEMTRYLTRAGYANMPALLGEVQREDADGVVHTLAVAHRYVANEGDAWSWTLDLLKRTLDNALLVNQNPDEFAQDLQGYAAMAATMGERLAQMHNLLAQPSDDPAFQPRQASQADADARARHIQGLLESAEKDLRAQFGKLEAPSRACAEWYFEHRARLAARVAAMAQAEAGTLCLRVHGDFHLGQVLVAQADAYLIDFEGEPVSSVQARRALASPYKDVAGMLRSFDYAAASIARTDIIGGAPTDANAGAGETPGTPVTPTELRDALLSRFRQTATQAFLQGYRDARASALIPPADEDALLTLAELEKAAYEVSYEAAHRPDWISIPLCALTELARSLLLSAAVDDEDTPS; from the coding sequence ATGATCAGTGAAACCCAGCCCCTCCAGGACGACGGCCTTTGGTACAAGGACGCGGTCATCTACCAGCTGCACGTCAAGTCCTTCTTCGACTCGAATGGCGATGGCGTGGGCGACCTGCCCGGCCTGATCTCCAAGCTGGACTACATCTCCAGCCTGGGGGTCAACACGATCTGGCTACTGCCCTTCTATCCCTCGCCCCGCCGCGACGACGGCTATGACATTGCCGACTACCGCGGCGTGCATCCGGACTACGGCACCGTGGCCGACGTCAGGAAGCTGATCCGCGCGGCGCACGCCCGCGGCCTGCGCGTCATCACCGAGCTGGTGGTCAATCACACCTCGGACCAGCACCCCTGGTTCCGCCGCGCCCGCGCGGCCAGGCCGGGGTCGGCCGCGCGCAATTTCTATGTCTGGTCGGACAACGACAAGGCTTACGCCGGCACGCGCGTCATTTTCTGCGATACCGAGAAATCCAACTGGACCTGGGACCCCGAGGCCGGCGCCTACTTCTGGCACCGTTTCTATTCCCACCAGCCCGACCTGAACTACGACAACCCGCAGGTGCTCAAGGAAGTGCTGGCCGTGATGCGCTACTGGCTGGACATGGGCGTGGACGGCCTGCGGCTGGACGCGGTGCCGTATCTGGTGGAGCGCGAAGGCACCAATAACGAGAACCTGCCCGAGACGCACGATGTGCTCAAGCGCATCCGCTTCGTGATCGACGCGGAATATCCCAACCGACTGCTGCTGGCCGAGGCCAACCAATGGCCGGAGGACGCGCAGGAATACTTCGGCGCCGGGGACGAATGCCATATGTCGTTTCATTTCCCGCTGATGCCGCGCATGTACATGGCGATCGCGCAGGAGGACCGCTTCCCCATCATCGACATCATGCGCCAGACGCCGGACATTCCCGCCACCTGCCAATGGGCCATTTTCCTGCGCAACCACGATGAACTGACGCTGGAAATGGTCACCAGCCGCGAACGCGACTATCTCTGGAACGTGTACGCGGCGGATCCTCGCGCCCGCATCAACCTGGGCATCCGGCGCCGCCTGGCGCCGCTGCTGGAGCGCGACCGGCGCCGGGTGGAACTGATGAACAGCCTGCTGCTGTCCATGCCGGGCACGCCGGTACTGTACTACGGCGACGAGCTGGGCATGGGCGACAACGTGCACCTGGGCGACCGCGACGGTGTGCGCACCCCGATGCAGTGGTCGCCGGACCGCAACGGCGGCTTCTCGCGCGCCGATCCCGAGCAACTACCGCTGCCCGTGCTCATGGGACCGTTGTATGGCTATGAAGCGGTCAACGTCGAAGCGCAGCAGCGCGATCCGCACTCATTGCTCAACTGGACCCGGCGCCTGCTGGCGCAGCGCCGGCAGAGCCATGCGTTCGGGCGCGGCGCGCTGCGCTTCATCTTCGCCGGCAACCGGAAGATCCTGGCCTACCTGCGGCAGTGGCAGGACACCACCATCCTGTGCGTCGCCAACCTGTCCAACGCCGCGCAGCCGGTCGAGCTGCAACTGCAGGAGTTCAACGGCCGAGTCCCGGTCGAAATGCTGGGCGGAACGCCGTTCCCGGCGGTGGGCGAACTGCCCTACCTCCTGACCCTGCCGCCCTATGCGTTCTATTGGCTGGATTTGAGCAACCAGGCTGCCCCGCCTGACTGGCACGCCAGCACGCCCGAGCAGATGCCGGAGCTGACCACGCTGGTATTGCGCGCGCACGGCGGCGCGGCCTTGACGGACTCGTCCCGCGCCACGCTGGAGCGCGAAGTACTGCCGCAGTACCTGGCGCGCCAGCGCTGGTATCCGGGCAAGCAGCCGCCCGCCCGCGCGCGCCTGGCCTACGCCACGCCCTTCACCTCGGCCGCTGGCGAATACTACTGGGCCGAGGTCGAGCCCGAGGATGGCGTCACCGGCTTGCGCGCTCAGGCGCCTTTCGTGCTGGTATGGGATGAGACCGCCGCCGTGCAGTATGCGATTGCGCGGGTCCGCCGCGGCGCCGAGGTCGGCGTGCTGGCGGACGCATTCCTGCAAGACGGTTTCGTGCGCGGGGTGGTCCAAGCCTTGCTGGAGGGCCGCGAGCTGGACGGCCGCAGCGGCGGCAAGCCTGGCGACAAGCCCGGGGTGATCCGCTTCATGGCCGAGGACGGTCTGGCCGCCATGGACCTGGCCGAGGACGGCGAACTGCAGTGGCTGACCGGCGAACAATCCAACAGCTCGGTCATCGTTGACGGCAAGCTCATCCTGAAGCTGATCCGCGCGGTCCAGGCCGGCGCATCGCCCGAGGTGGAAATGACCCGCTACCTGACGCGGGCGGGCTATGCGAACATGCCCGCGCTGCTGGGCGAAGTGCAGCGCGAGGATGCCGACGGGGTGGTCCATACGCTGGCCGTTGCGCATCGCTACGTCGCCAACGAGGGCGACGCCTGGAGCTGGACGCTGGATCTCCTGAAACGCACGCTGGACAATGCGCTGCTGGTAAACCAAAACCCCGACGAATTCGCGCAAGACCTGCAAGGCTACGCCGCCATGGCCGCTACCATGGGCGAACGCCTGGCGCAGATGCACAACCTGCTGGCGCAACCCAGTGACGACCCCGCTTTCCAGCCGCGCCAGGCCAGCCAGGCCGACGCCGACGCACGCGCGCGGCATATCCAGGGCCTGCTCGAAAGCGCGGAAAAGGATCTGCGCGCACAATTCGGCAAGCTCGAAGCCCCTTCCCGCGCTTGCGCCGAATGGTATTTCGAACACCGCGCCCGCCTGGCCGCGCGCGTGGCGGCGATGGCACAGGCCGAAGCCGGAACCCTGTGCCTGCGGGTGCACGGCGACTTCCACCTGGGGCAGGTACTGGTGGCGCAGGCGGACGCCTATCTCATTGATTTCGAGGGCGAACCGGTCAGCAGTGTGCAGGCGCGCCGTGCGCTGGCCTCGCCCTACAAGGATGTCGCGGGCATGCTGCGTTCGTTCGACTATGCCGCGGCCTCGATCGCCCGCACCGACATCATCGGCGGCGCGCCGACCGACGCCAATGCCGGCGCGGGCGAGACGCCCGGCACGCCGGTTACCCCTACCGAACTACGCGACGCGTTGCTGTCGCGTTTCCGCCAGACCGCCACCCAGGCGTTCCTGCAAGGCTACCGCGATGCCCGCGCCTCGGCGCTGATCCCGCCTGCGGACGAGGACGCGCTGCTGACCCTGGCCGAACTGGAGAAAGCCGCCTATGAGGTGAGCTACGAAGCGGCGCATCGCCCCGACTGGATCTCGATACCGCTGTGCGCGCTGACCGAGCTGGCGCGCAGCCTGCTGCTATCGGCGGCGGTGGACGATGAGGACACGCCATCATGA
- a CDS encoding alpha-1,4-glucan--maltose-1-phosphate maltosyltransferase produces MPTAHAAHAPLRFYHARGGAPGPSSAPGGESGPALYARLRQRGFNALLLPAPWLLGPDSLSAAPLDADSALLAGRRVPMAEWIGHVADQLAPHGLALYLDIVLDRCAVGAVSGTAGPGWYQPPPENPARDPRMSAEARGVLHLRPGPLPPGFLQAWRERLERWTERGAAGYAFQAPECLPAPDWAELAAALHGGRAAPQLLAWAQGLTPESLAALRGAGFDGLFSSLPWWDFKSAWLAEEDGRLRALAPVIASPPHADTPRGAADKRAAWTAALCADFLMFDDQDEARLPDVAAANHWFAQAGLRGPLRLAGGRDGHCTMLLRACAAGTAVLALNPSDTAEASVDWDALAPLLPPADFLSEGVPDGLAPQTDHLAPAGCAMFLLEPTHPVREPSRHAARRMDGAASQRIVVEQVSPAVDGGAFPVKCIPHERIPVCADIYMDGHELLAAELRWRAADETSWRATPFARGLNDRWEAAFRPRRIGPHEFAIHAWFDAWQTFRHDLEVKRQAGVDLRLEVEEGLLMLRAALARARNASHPGAMTLRNILQRFSKSAEGETVPPTPEQLSALLDEDLASTMRELDDRPFEYVSPAPYPVWVDRSQACHASWYELFPRSQSAQSGQHGTFDDVIGRLPDVREMGFDVLYLPPIHPIGQRNRKGRNNSLDAAPGDVGSPYAIGSAEGGHDAIEPLLGGLDGFLRLVEAARAHGMEVALDFAIQCSPDHPWLARHADWFSWRPDGTLRYAENPPKKYQDIVNVAFYGAAARRARKLALWRALRDVVLFWVHHGVRTFRVDNPHTKPLPFWQWLIAEVHGQHPDVIFLSEAFTRPKMMYRLAKIGFTQSYTYFTWRNDKAELEAYLEEVSTPPAADFFRPHFFVNTPDINPYFLQSSGRPGFLIRAALAALGSGLWGMYSGFELCESAALPGKEEYLDSEKYELRQRDWFAPGNIRAEITRLNQIRRANPALQSHRGLTLARSGNDRVLAFCKSTPGRGNFILAAISLDPFQPQAARIEAPFWLFGQADTGRLVAEDLLAERSEPWQGQTRELTLHPDQPYRVWRLSLHG; encoded by the coding sequence GTGCCCACAGCCCACGCCGCCCACGCTCCATTGCGCTTCTACCATGCCCGAGGCGGCGCGCCCGGGCCTTCCTCCGCCCCTGGCGGCGAATCGGGACCGGCCCTGTATGCGCGCCTGCGGCAACGCGGCTTCAACGCGCTGCTGCTGCCCGCGCCTTGGCTATTGGGCCCTGACAGCCTTTCCGCCGCGCCGCTGGACGCCGACAGCGCCTTGCTAGCAGGCAGGCGCGTGCCCATGGCCGAATGGATCGGACATGTGGCGGATCAGCTAGCGCCGCATGGGCTGGCGCTGTACCTGGATATTGTCCTGGACCGCTGCGCCGTCGGCGCCGTGTCCGGTACGGCGGGCCCGGGCTGGTACCAGCCACCTCCCGAGAACCCCGCTCGCGATCCGCGCATGAGCGCCGAGGCGCGCGGCGTACTGCATTTGCGGCCGGGCCCTCTGCCCCCCGGTTTTCTCCAGGCTTGGCGCGAGCGGCTGGAGCGTTGGACGGAACGCGGCGCCGCGGGCTATGCCTTTCAAGCGCCGGAATGTCTCCCGGCCCCGGATTGGGCCGAATTGGCGGCGGCCCTGCACGGCGGGCGAGCGGCCCCGCAACTGCTCGCCTGGGCCCAGGGACTCACGCCCGAATCGCTGGCGGCCCTGCGCGGAGCGGGATTCGACGGCCTGTTCTCATCCTTGCCGTGGTGGGACTTCAAGTCCGCATGGCTGGCGGAAGAAGATGGCAGACTGCGCGCCCTCGCACCCGTGATCGCCTCGCCGCCGCATGCGGATACGCCGCGCGGCGCGGCCGACAAACGGGCTGCCTGGACTGCAGCGCTATGTGCCGACTTCCTGATGTTCGACGACCAGGATGAAGCCCGCCTGCCCGACGTCGCCGCCGCCAACCACTGGTTTGCGCAGGCCGGCTTACGCGGGCCGCTGCGCCTGGCGGGCGGACGCGATGGCCATTGCACCATGCTGCTGCGCGCATGCGCCGCCGGCACCGCCGTGCTGGCGCTCAATCCATCGGACACGGCCGAGGCAAGCGTGGATTGGGATGCGCTGGCCCCTCTATTGCCCCCGGCCGATTTCCTGTCCGAAGGCGTGCCGGACGGCCTGGCGCCACAAACCGACCACCTCGCGCCCGCGGGCTGCGCCATGTTCCTGCTCGAACCCACGCATCCGGTGCGCGAACCCTCGCGGCACGCTGCAAGACGCATGGACGGCGCCGCCAGCCAGCGCATCGTCGTCGAACAGGTCAGCCCCGCCGTGGATGGCGGCGCCTTTCCCGTCAAGTGCATTCCGCATGAGCGGATACCGGTGTGCGCCGACATCTACATGGACGGCCACGAACTGCTGGCGGCCGAACTGCGTTGGCGTGCGGCCGACGAGACCTCATGGCGCGCCACGCCCTTCGCGCGCGGTTTGAACGACCGCTGGGAGGCCGCGTTTCGTCCGCGCCGCATCGGGCCGCATGAGTTCGCCATCCACGCCTGGTTCGACGCCTGGCAGACGTTCCGCCATGACCTGGAAGTCAAGCGCCAGGCCGGCGTGGACCTGCGCCTGGAGGTGGAGGAAGGCCTGCTGATGCTGCGCGCGGCCCTGGCGCGCGCCCGCAACGCCTCCCATCCCGGCGCCATGACGCTGCGCAACATCTTGCAGCGGTTCAGCAAGTCCGCCGAAGGCGAGACGGTTCCGCCCACGCCGGAGCAGCTGTCCGCCCTGTTGGACGAGGACCTGGCCAGCACCATGCGGGAACTGGACGACCGCCCCTTCGAATACGTCAGCCCCGCGCCCTATCCGGTCTGGGTGGACCGCAGCCAGGCCTGCCACGCCAGCTGGTATGAACTGTTTCCACGGTCCCAGTCCGCGCAATCCGGCCAGCACGGCACCTTCGACGACGTCATCGGCCGGCTGCCCGACGTGCGCGAGATGGGGTTCGACGTGCTCTATCTGCCGCCCATCCATCCCATCGGGCAGCGCAACCGCAAGGGACGCAACAACAGCCTGGACGCGGCGCCGGGCGATGTGGGCAGTCCGTACGCCATCGGCTCGGCCGAGGGCGGACACGACGCCATCGAACCCCTGCTGGGCGGGTTGGACGGCTTCCTCAGACTGGTGGAGGCTGCGCGCGCGCACGGCATGGAGGTCGCGCTGGATTTCGCGATCCAGTGTTCGCCGGACCATCCCTGGCTGGCGCGCCACGCCGACTGGTTCTCCTGGCGGCCGGACGGTACGCTGCGCTACGCCGAGAATCCGCCCAAGAAGTACCAGGACATCGTCAATGTGGCCTTCTACGGCGCCGCCGCCCGCCGCGCCCGCAAGCTGGCTTTATGGCGCGCGCTGCGCGACGTGGTGCTGTTCTGGGTGCATCATGGCGTGCGCACCTTCCGGGTCGACAACCCGCATACCAAGCCCCTGCCGTTCTGGCAGTGGCTGATCGCCGAGGTCCATGGCCAGCATCCCGACGTGATCTTCCTGTCCGAAGCCTTCACCCGCCCCAAGATGATGTACCGGCTGGCGAAGATCGGCTTTACCCAGTCCTATACCTACTTCACCTGGCGCAACGACAAGGCGGAACTGGAGGCATACCTGGAAGAAGTGTCCACGCCGCCTGCCGCGGACTTTTTCCGGCCGCACTTCTTCGTCAACACGCCGGACATCAACCCCTATTTCCTGCAGTCCTCCGGCCGCCCGGGCTTTCTGATACGGGCCGCGCTGGCCGCGCTGGGGTCCGGTCTGTGGGGCATGTACAGCGGCTTCGAACTGTGCGAGTCGGCTGCCCTGCCCGGCAAGGAGGAATACCTGGATTCGGAGAAGTATGAACTGCGCCAGCGCGACTGGTTCGCGCCCGGCAACATCCGCGCGGAGATCACCCGCCTGAACCAGATCCGGCGCGCCAACCCCGCCTTGCAGAGCCATCGGGGCCTGACCCTGGCGCGCAGCGGCAACGACCGCGTGCTGGCGTTCTGCAAGTCCACGCCCGGCCGCGGCAATTTCATTCTGGCGGCGATCAGTCTCGATCCCTTCCAGCCGCAGGCGGCGCGCATCGAAGCGCCCTTCTGGCTGTTCGGCCAGGCCGACACCGGGCGGCTGGTCGCCGAAGACCTGCTGGCCGAACGCAGCGAGCCATGGCAGGGCCAGACCCGTGAACTGACGCTGCATCCCGATCAACCCTATCGCGTGTGGCGCCTGTCGCTGCATGGCTGA
- the glgA gene encoding glycogen synthase GlgA, whose protein sequence is MAKIRTLVVAGEAFPLAKTGGLGDAITGMARALREAGFPLMVLLPAYRGVRQRLERVRVVAPLHNLPGGEARLLAGHCAQSGLDFLLLENDALYDRPGLYLDENGCEHTDNALRYAALAHAAVRVAGGLPGIARPTLLHVHDWHAGLVPLLLREYGPRDVKSIMTIHNLAFQGQFPMECAESLGIPERYRNDEGAGAWGRLNFLKTGIRYADRVTTVSHTYAREILTPAFGCGLDALLRRRAADLVPIPNGIDNMLWNPVRDPHLGSLRYSARDLGRKARCKAALQREFGLCEDSDAVLVAMGSRLTEQKMADVAAQALPQALERHPRLQVAILGQGERRLEEALKALSARYPGRCATHIGYDEAVAHRLHAGSDVLLHGSRFEPFGLTPLYAMRYGSIPIGSRVGGMADTIDDPGPRAPLSAMAGANGLLFDGDDPAAMAAAITRALSLREDAMLWRTMQRNAMSADFSWRSAAGPYAELYRSLAEADRRTRVPAQAEAAASAAALRAGQRSSGRLPAPAV, encoded by the coding sequence ATGGCGAAGATTCGAACCCTGGTAGTAGCGGGTGAAGCATTTCCCCTGGCGAAGACGGGTGGCCTGGGCGATGCCATCACGGGCATGGCGCGCGCGCTGCGCGAAGCCGGATTTCCCTTGATGGTGTTGCTGCCGGCGTACCGCGGCGTGCGGCAGCGCCTGGAGCGGGTCCGGGTAGTGGCCCCCCTCCACAACTTGCCGGGAGGCGAGGCGCGGCTGCTCGCCGGACATTGCGCCCAGTCCGGGCTGGACTTCCTGCTGCTCGAGAACGATGCGCTCTATGACCGGCCGGGCCTTTACCTGGACGAGAACGGTTGCGAGCACACCGACAATGCGCTGCGCTACGCGGCGCTGGCCCATGCGGCGGTGCGCGTGGCGGGTGGCCTGCCCGGCATTGCGCGCCCGACCCTGCTGCACGTGCACGACTGGCACGCCGGACTGGTACCGCTGCTGCTGCGGGAATACGGGCCGCGCGATGTCAAAAGCATCATGACCATACACAACCTGGCCTTCCAGGGACAGTTCCCGATGGAATGCGCCGAGTCCCTGGGCATCCCCGAGCGCTACCGCAACGACGAGGGCGCGGGCGCCTGGGGCCGGCTGAATTTCCTCAAGACCGGAATCCGTTATGCCGACCGCGTCACCACGGTCAGCCATACCTACGCTCGGGAGATCCTGACGCCGGCCTTTGGCTGCGGCCTGGACGCGCTGCTGCGGCGACGTGCCGCCGACCTGGTTCCCATCCCCAACGGCATCGACAACATGCTGTGGAATCCGGTCCGCGATCCGCACCTCGGTTCCTTGCGCTACTCGGCGCGCGACCTCGGCAGGAAGGCGCGCTGCAAGGCGGCCCTGCAACGCGAGTTCGGGTTATGCGAAGACAGCGATGCGGTGCTCGTGGCCATGGGCAGCAGGCTGACCGAACAGAAGATGGCGGACGTTGCCGCGCAGGCCCTGCCCCAGGCCCTGGAGCGCCACCCGCGCTTGCAGGTCGCCATCCTTGGCCAAGGCGAACGCCGGCTGGAAGAGGCGTTGAAAGCGCTGAGCGCGCGCTACCCGGGACGCTGCGCCACCCATATCGGTTATGACGAGGCGGTGGCCCACCGGCTGCATGCGGGCTCCGATGTGCTGCTGCATGGCAGCCGCTTCGAGCCCTTCGGCCTGACGCCGCTGTATGCGATGCGCTATGGCTCGATCCCGATAGGTTCACGGGTGGGCGGCATGGCCGACACGATAGACGATCCAGGGCCGCGCGCACCGCTGTCGGCGATGGCCGGCGCCAACGGCCTGCTGTTCGACGGCGACGATCCGGCGGCCATGGCCGCTGCGATCACGCGCGCCCTGAGCCTGCGCGAGGATGCCATGCTCTGGCGCACCATGCAGCGCAACGCCATGAGCGCGGATTTCAGCTGGCGCTCGGCGGCGGGCCCCTACGCCGAACTTTACCGCTCGCTGGCCGAGGCCGATCGGCGGACGCGAGTCCCGGCGCAGGCCGAGGCAGCGGCGAGCGCCGCCGCCCTGCGCGCGGGGCAACGTTCCAGCGGCCGGCTGCCCGCACCCGCCGTATAG